The proteins below come from a single Aegilops tauschii subsp. strangulata cultivar AL8/78 chromosome 6, Aet v6.0, whole genome shotgun sequence genomic window:
- the LOC109776041 gene encoding protein MIS12 homolog yields the protein MEGDGETSAAEAALGLSPQTFINEVLNFVDDVCFQAFEYCLQEGAPTAVGAATATNKAEELKPGVNEIHHLVKDVLDKRMNNWEMYCLRKCLTVPEGFVAPEDDNSSAMVLHKDGNSDSELDAELNSLRKKLADANKESEELQREISSLERQTTYKSNLNSSIAEVLKLFEDKSVQENIQAIANTIPKLHQKMKVMKRKKVELEAMVGQNVWNVNCLRDQKRLAPGSAPSTEDMQEVNAAVNDSWKE from the exons ATGGAAGGGGACGGCGAGAcctcggcggcggaggcggcgctcgGACTGAGCCCTCAGACCTTCATCAACGAGGTCCTCAACTTCGTCGACGACGTCTGCTTCCAGGCCTTCGAGTACTGCCTCCA GGAAGGCGCCCCCACGGCGGTCGGCGCCGCCACGGCGACCAATAAGGCCGAGGAGCTGAAACCG GGAGTAAATGAAATTCACCACTTGGTAAAGGATGTATTGGACAAGAGAATGAACAATTGGGAGATGTATTGCCTTCGGAAATGTTTAACCGTACCTGAAGGATTTGTGGCACCTGAAGAT GATAATTCTTCTGCAATGGTGTTGCATAAAGATGGGAATTCTGATTCAGAACTGGATGCAGAACTTAATTCTTTGAGAAAAAAACTGGCAGAT GCTAACAAGGAATCTGAAGAACTTCAAAGAGAAATTTCTTCCTTGGAAAGGCAAACTACATACAAGAGTAACCTCAATTCCTCTATCGCTGAAGTACTGAAATTGTTTGAAGACAAATCTGTTCAGGAGAATATACAAG CTATTGCGAACACGATACCAAAATTGCACCAGAAAATGAAGGTTATGAAAAGGAAAAAGGTTGAGCTTGAGGCCATGGTGGGCCAAAATGTTTGGAACGTCAATTGTCTTAGAGACCAGAAGCGTTTAGCACCGG GTTCCGCTCCTAGCACCGAGGACATGCAAGAGGTGAACGCGGCTGTGAATGACTCGTGGAAGGAGTAA